Proteins co-encoded in one Papaver somniferum cultivar HN1 chromosome 5, ASM357369v1, whole genome shotgun sequence genomic window:
- the LOC113282499 gene encoding serine/arginine-rich splicing factor RSZ21A-like, translating into MSRVYVGNLDPRVSERELEDEFRVYGVLRSVWVARKPPGYAFVEFDDHRDAMDAIRGLDGKNSWRVELSHNSKGGSGGRAGGERGGGGRGGRGGGEDLKCYECGEPGHFARECRLRIGSRGLGSGRRRSPSPRRRRSPSYGRRSYSPHGRRSPPPRRRSITPRRGRSFSRSPPPYRHARRDSPYSNGDQRERSRS; encoded by the exons ATGTCTCGAGTTTATGTTGGAAATTTGGACCCTCGCGTTTCGGAGAGAGAACTTGAAGATGAATTTAGGGTTTACGGTGTTCTCCGGAG TGTCTGGGTTGCACGAAAACCACCTGGTTATGCTTTTGTGGAGTTTGATGATCATAGAGATGCAATGGATGCTATCCGTGGTTTGGATG GGAAGAACAGTTGGCGTGTAGAGCTATCTCACAATTCAAAAGGGGGGAGTGGAGGTCGTGCTGGTGGTGAAAGAGGTGGTGGTGGACGTGGGGGGCGCGGTGGAGGCGAGGATTTGAAATGTTATGAGTGTGGTGAGCCTGGTCACTTCGCTAGGGAATGTCGCTTGCGTATTGGATCACGAGGTTTGGGGAGTGGACGACGCAGAAGTCCTAGTCCTCGTCGTCGCAGAAGCCCCAGCTATGGGAGAAG GAGTTATAGCCCCCATGGAAGGAGATCTCCACCTCCACGACGTCGTAGCATCACACCTCGACGAGGCCGTAGCTTTAGCAGGTCTCCACCTCCATATCGCCATGCACGTCGTGACTCACCTTATTCAAATGG AGATCAACGGGAGCGGAGCAGGAGCTGA